Proteins from a genomic interval of Trifolium pratense cultivar HEN17-A07 linkage group LG6, ARS_RC_1.1, whole genome shotgun sequence:
- the LOC123891804 gene encoding uncharacterized protein LOC123891804 encodes MGLDDNAWCAYHRCRGHSTEKCFRLRDLIEELIKSGHLRKFIDDAAQGRVVVPKVPRQEPRDPPGPNREPPKGRISVNTIAGGFSGGGESSSARKRYVRRAISEIYLVSQPQPLDVPDLAFTAKDGLEVAPHDDDPLVIQVQILNCDVKRVLIDSGSSADIMYWEAFKAMQLAEEQLQPYSGTLVGFSGEQVDVMGYASLLTTFGEGINAKTIKVRYLVVKTPFTSYNIIIGRPAFNALGAAMSTLYLAIKYPLENGGVGTVRGDQILAKKCYESSLKIRHRTPSASGKFERRQAATPGGINMIESADMDPREEFQDRRKVEDVTGARTKFPRQRRQKALPHNVMQK; translated from the exons ATGGGGCTGGACGACAACGCCTGGTGCGCATATCACAGGTGTAGAGGTCACTCCACGGAGAAATGCTTTCGCTTAAGAGATTTAATCGAAGAACTAATCAAAAGCGGACACCTTCGCAAATTTATTGACGACGCCGCCCAAGGGCGAGTTGTCGTGCCAAAAGTTCCCCGGCAGGAGCCACGAGACCCTCCTGGGCCAAACAGAGAGCCTCCCAAGGGGAGGATCTCCGTAAATACAATAGCGGGGGGATTCTCAGGCGGGGGCgaatcaagctcagcaaggaaaaggTATGTACGCCGAGCCATCTCGGAGATATACCTCGTAAGTCAACCTCAGCCATTAGACGTACCGGATTTGGCATTCACGGCAAAGGATGGTTTGGAGGTAGCACCCCACGACGATGATCCCTTagtgatacaagtccaaattttgaactgtgaTGTGAAAAGAGTACTGATAGATTCGGGGAGTTCAGCGGAcattatgtactgggaagctttcaaggccatgcaattagcagAAGAGCAATTGCAACCATACTCCGGAACCCTGGTTGGGTTCTCTGGCGAACAAGTGGATGTAATGGGTTACGCCTCCCTTCTTACCACGTTTGGAGAAGGCATCAACGCCAAAACTATCAAAGTGCGATATCTGgtagttaaaactccttttacctcctataatattattataggaagaCCCGCCTTTAACGCAttaggggcggccatgtccactttatacctagcaataaaataccccctCGAGAATGGGGGAGTAGGAACAGTAAGGGGCGATCAGATTCTCGCCAAGAAGTGCTACGAGTCTAGCTTAAAGATACGACACCGAACTCCCAGCGCAAGCGGGAAATTCGaaagaagacaagccgcaaCTCCAGGCGGCATAAACATGATAGAGAGCGCAGATATGGATCCAAGGGAGGAATTCCAAGATCGAAGG aaagtAGAAGATGTCACAGGTGCAAGGACGAAGTTTCCTAGACAAAGACGACAGAAGGCGTTACCTCACAACGTAATGCAAAAATAA